The genomic stretch CATCAGCGCGAAGTCGGCACGGGCTATTTCGATGCCGTGACCCAGACCATTCAAGGCAAGCATTCTTCGACAGTCGCATTGAAAGGATCCACTGAAGAAGAGCAATTCCAGCGGGAGGCACAAGCGGCCTGATGACGCGGGCGGTAGTACCCTATCGCCATGACACAACATCAACGCGACTTCAGTCTGGAACCTGCAGACGCCGAACGCCTGGCCAATTTGGCCGGGCCGTTCGACGCCCACCTACGCCAAATCGAATTGCGCATGGGGATTGAAATTGCCAATCGCGGCAATGTCTTCAGTGTGCGAGGTGACGACACGACCACGCTTGCAGATGCAGAACGCCTCTTGCGAGACCTGTTTGCGGAAACGGCGACTGAAACCCTAGACCCGCAAGGTTTGAATACCCGCTTGGCGCATTTCGCGCGCGACGAAGTCGCAGCACCCGCACGTACCCAAGACTACGTGCCACAAGAAGTTGCCGTCAGAGTGAAGAAGGGCAGCATTCGCGGCCGGGGTGACAACCAAAAGAAGTACCTCCACGCGATCGCCACCCATGACATCAATTTCGGCATCGGCCCCGCGGGCACCGGCAAGACATTTCTTGCGGTTGCCATGGCGGTGGAGGCATTGAATGAATCGCGCGTACAACGCGTGATCTTGGTCCGCCCTGCCGTTGAAGCAGGTGAAAAACTCGGCTTCTTACCCGGTGATTTGACCCAGAAGGTTGACCCCTATCTGCGTCCGCTGTATGACGCGCTGTATGAAATGCTCGGTGCTGAAAAAGTCGTGAAGCTCCTTGAGAAATCGGTGATTGAAATTGCGCCACTCGCGTACATGCGTGGGCGAACGCTCAATGATGCATTTGTGATTTTGGACGAAGCGCAAAACACCACCATTGAACAAATGAAAATGTTCTTGACGCGACTCGGCTATGGCAGCACTGCGGTGATCACCGGCGACATGACACAGATCGATCTGCCAAAGCAGGTCAAATCCGGACTCAAAGACGCGATCGAGGTGCTGCGCGACGTCGATGGTGTGAGCTTCACCTTCTTCCAAGCACGAGACGTCGTACGCCACCCCTTGGTGGCACGGATCGTCACTGCCTATGACAAGCGCGACGCACGATTGGAGGATGAGCACGCACGTCGTAATCCATCCTCGCCGGAGACCGGTCTCGGGAGTGCACTGTAAGGCGTGGGCATCCGTTAGACTGCTGAAAACTCGGGGGAGGACAGCAATGCAAACTCTGGTCAATCGTTTTGTCATGGCCGCTGCGGTGGCGACTGTTTTTTGCGGTGTAGCGCACGCTTCGGACAAGCCAAAAGCCATGTTCATCGAGCACACGTATGTGTTGGCGCCCAAGCAGATCGAGCATCTAAGGCTTGAAAAGACATCGTATGATCCCGAGCATCGATTCTCAGGCGTCAATGCGAGCTACAGGAGTGCAAGCGTACCCGGCGCCACGATGAATCTCTTCATCTACCCAGCCGGCCGGTATCTGCAGAAGGACGCCATCGAAGAAGGCATGAAGGAGTTCGTCTCTTCTTTTCCGGATGCACAAAAGCGCGGCACGTATAAGCTGGCCGAGATCGAGTCGATTACGAGTTTTACGCTGGACGAATTGGCCGAACCCCCCAAGAAAAGCGCGAATGCTTTAGACAATGCCATTCTGGATGCGCTTGCGAGCGAAGCCATCGAAGGGCGCAAGATCAAACTCACGATCCGGCTTCAAGACGACACGCGCATTCGCTCGTTCGGGTACTTGTTCTACAAGAACCTGAATTTCTTCAAGGTACGCATTTCTACGCTTTACGCCGAATCCACCGATGTCGAATTTGAAAAGCTCGCAGACGCTGCTGCACGACTGATGGTCAGCTCGGCGGGCGCCCTCAATGCAGGCAGTTGTGCAGAAAAGAACATTGACTTGAACGAAGGTGATACGCCCGAGCAAATGGCCGTCGAAATCAGCGTGCAAACCTTTCGATTTGAGAACGAGCGGTGTAGCGCGACAATCGCGCCTGAAACCGTGACCAAAGAAGCGCGTACCCATACGATTGACAAGATCGAGTTCAAGCCCGGTGATTGGCGCTAACGCGTCATTCTGATGGCACCCGTTCAGTAGAACGCGTGCGAAGTCGAATAGAATTCGGACATGACTCAGGGCCCTGTGACACTCGAAGTTTCCGTGGCGTATGCGTTGCCGCGCAAAGGCATACCTGCGGCGCAAAGCTTTCGTCGTTGGGTGCACGCAGCGCTGGATGGCCGCATTAAAGATGCCGACTTGGCCATTCGAATTGTGGATGCGCCCGAAGGGCAGCATCTAAACGCACATTTCCGCGGCAAGAACTACGCCACAAACGTGCTGAGTTTTCCCGCAGAGCGACCGCCAGGCCTGCCGAAATCCGCGCGCTTCCCGTTGTTGGGTGATTTGGTCCTGTGTGCACCCGTCATTGCGCGTGAGGCGCTGGAACAAGGCAAAACGCTGTCGGCGCATTACGCCCACATGACCGTACACGGCAGCCTGCATTTACTGGGCTGGGACCATGAGCTCGAGGCGGATGCCTTGGCGATGGAACAGCTGGAGCGCGAGATTCTGGCCGAACTGGGCTTGGACGACCCCTACGCCGAGTGAAGCCCCGTCACGAAGTCGTAGGCTGGCTCAGTTAAACTGGCCGTCATTCAAAGCGTTATCACTTTGCGCCCCCTAATGACCGAAGAACCAGACAGTAGCCAAAGCCAACCCGAACATAGGAGTTGGCTTGAACGAATCGGCGCCGCACTTTCCGGCGAACCCACCACGCGAGGCGATGTCCTCGAATTCCTGCGCGATGCCAGCGCCGATGGACTCATCGGTACCGACACCTTGCGCATGCTCGAAGGCGCCATCGCCATTTCCGAGCTGACCGTCGGCGATGTCATGATTCCGCGCGCCCAGATGTCGATGGTGCAAGTCGACTCGCCGCTCGAAGAAGTGTTGAAGCTGGTGATTGAGTCGGGACATTCGCGACTGCCCGTGCACGGGGATGACAAAGACGAAATTCTCGGCATCTTGTTGGCCAAAGACCTCTTGCGTGTCACGGTGGAAGGCACCGGTCAACAATTGCGTGAACTGTTGCGCCCCGCCTTCTTGATTCCGGAAAGCAAACGATTGGACGTCTTGTTACGCGAATTCCGTTTGTCGCGTAACCACATGGGCATCGTGATTGACGAATACGGTGGGGTGGCCGGTGTGCTCACGATTGAAGACGTACTGGAACAAATCGTCGGCGACATCGATGACGAACACGATGATGCCAGTGACGAAGCTGCACATATTCAGGCGCAAAGCGATGGCCAATACGTCGTCGACGCACTCACGCCGATTTCAGATTTCAACGAACGCTTCGGTGCTGATTTCTCCGAAGATGCTTACGACACCATCGGCGGCCTGGTCATTGATGCCATCGGTCATTTGCCGGAAGCAGGTGAAGAATTGACCATGGGTCGCTTCGTATTTCGTGTGGTGAATGCAGATGCGCGACGCGTATATGCGTTTCACCTGGGCGTGCACGGCGAACGTTGATGCGTTCCGTCCTTAGGCACTGCGCGTGGCTATGCCTAGTGTGTTGGCTCGTCTGCATGCCCGCCATGGCTGCACCGCGTATCGGCGTCATGACCATGGCGCCCGGCGAAGTCTTTTGGGAACGGTTCGGTCACGATGCACTGGTCGTCGTGGATGACACCACCGGCGCTGCGACCTCATACAACTTCGGTTACTTCGATATGGGAGAGCCGGGCTTTATCCCAAACTTCATGCGCGGAAGAATGCAGTACATGCTCGCTGCACTACCGCTGCAGGAAGATTTGGCCAATTATCGTGCGGAAGGCCGCGGCGTCACGATTCAATGGCTCACACTCACCGATGCGCAAGCGACGACGTTGGCGCATAAGCTGGCACTCAATGCGCTGCCTGAAAACGCGCGCTATCGCTACGATTACTTCCGTGACAATTGCACCACGCGTGTGCGAGATGCCGTGAATGACGCGCTCGATGGCCTCGTCGAACGGCAACTGAGCACCACCTCAAACGGCGATAGTTACCGAAGTGAATCGTTGCGCTTATCTGCGCCGACAACATGGATGTGGCTGGGCTTTGATTTGGGCTTGGGTCCGGCCGCCAGCAAACCTTTGTCGTTTTGGGATGATGCCTTCTTGCCCGAACATCTCGCGGATGGCCTCGATCGCATCAAACTTGAGAATGGACAACCATTGGTCCACGCGACTGAAACGCTGCTCCCGCATCGCCTCGACAATCTGGATAAATCCTTTGGTTTGAATACCTGGCTGTTGGGCTTGCTCGGCTGCGTGTTTGGCGGTTTGTTGATCTATCTGGCACGTGCGGGGCACGCTAGAAGCCTGTCTGCACTGCTATGCATCACTTGGATCAAATGCGCCCTCTTGGGCGTCATCTTGGTGCTCGGCTGGTGGTTGACTGACCACTGGGCCATGTGGCGGAACGCGAATATCTTGTTGTTCTCACCGCTCGCACTCTGTTTGTTGCCGGCAGCCGTTCGCATCTACAAGGGCAAAGTGCCGGGGCAGTTTGCGTTTTCTTTGTCCTTGATACTCACCCTGCTTGGCGTTCTTGCCGTCTTTGTACGTTGGATTTTCAATCCGCAGCCCAATGGCCATTGGATTGCCTTGATGTTGCCAATTCTTGTGGCCATCACCGCAACACTGCATTATCTAAATTCCAAACCTGCCAGATAAGTCTTCCATGGCGAATGCCCCTGCAGTGAAAACCGAACCGGTCGTCGTGAATTGCCGTGTCTACCGTAAAGGTGTGAGCGAGAACATTTCAATCGATGCGATCAGTGATGTGCTCGCCGTCGACGATGACAGCTTTGTTTGGGTTGGGCTCTATGAGCCGGATCCCGCACTGTTGAAAAAGCTGCAAGAAGAGTTTTGTCTGCACGATCTGGCCATCGAAGATGCCCTGATGGCGCATCAACGACCCAAAATCGAAGCCTTCGGCACCACCTTGTTTATCGCTGTTCACACAACGCAACTGGTCGATGAGCATGTCCGATTCGGCGAAACGCATATTTTCTACGGCAATCGCTTTCTGATTACGGTACGTCACGGCGCGTCCAAGACCTTCGCCATCGCACGCGACAAGCTAGAACAACAGCCCGACTATTTGGCCATGGGCCCTTCAGTCGCTTTGCATGGCGTGCTCGATTTTGTCGTGGATAACTACGTGCCGATCGTCAATGATTTTGAAGAAGAACTCGATTCACTCGAGCAGTCGATCTTCGCGGAAGAAGAATATCGACGCGACACGATTCAACGGCTCTACACCTTGCGTAAAGAACTGACGCAGATGCGCATGGCCGTACTGCCTATGCAAGACATCATTTCGCAACTCGTACGCTCGGAAAACCCAAGCATTCCTGATGTTGCACGTCCCTATTTCCGTGATATTCGTGACCACGCGGGGCGCACGGCCGACATCATCGACACCTTGCGCGAAACAGCCAGTGCAGCGATGAGCACCAACCTTTCATTGGTCACCATCCATCAAGGCGAAGTCGTCAAGAAGTTGGCGGGCTGGGCCGGTTTGCTCGCCGTGCCGACACTCATCGCCAGTTGGTACGGCATGAACTTCAAGCACATTCCAGAGCTTGACGGGCCCTATGCCTATCCAACGCTGATTGTTGTTGTAGCCGTTGCATGCGCATCGCTGTATCGCTACTTGAAGAAGGTGCGTTGGCTGTAAGTGTGCTCAGGTCGCTAATGCCTTGAGCATCAATCCAAGCGCGTAGGCCAAAACGGTTCCGGTGGCATAACCCAAAGTGCCGAGTAACGCACCGACCGGTGCCAAAGCAGGATGGAATGCCGTCGCCACAACAGGCGCGGATGCAGGGCCACCAATGTGACTTTGTGACCCGATGGCGAAGTAGAAGAACGGCACGCGCAATGCACGTGCAACGAGCCAGAGCAAGAGCGCGTGAATGGCAAGCCACAGCGCACCCAATACGAAAAGCAGCGGCTTATCAAACAGCGCGGCGATATCCATTTGCATCCCGATCGATGCAATCAAGAAGTACAGCAATACAGTGCCAAGCGTGGACGCACCGGCACCTTCCAAAGCGCGTGCGCGGGTCATGCTTAATCCCAAACCGATCACGGTGCAAAACGCCACCATCCAAGGAAAAGGCTGATGAAGCCCCATCGGCGTCGCCCAAGTGGTGTGCACGGCCAACCAAGCCGCTAACACCTTGGCCACTGCATGCGACAGGCCCACCGCACCGAAGGCGATGCCCATCAGAATCATCCAATCACTCAATGCGGGAATACGTGCATGCGCCGCCTGATAGGCGGCCACTTTCTCGCGCAACGCGTCCAATGCACTTGTATCGGCACCGCGCTTGAGATCAATGGATGCGGCACGCTGCGCCCAAAACAACAGCAAGGCCATCCACACATAGGCAACACCGGCATCGACCACCGTAAATTGACCAAACGTCGTGGCATCGACTTGAAAGACCTCTTTCATCGCCAACATGTTGGCGCCGCCTCCAATCCAACTTCCGGCGAGCGCCGCCATGCCGGCCCAGGTGTCGCCACCCATCGTGTCGGGAGACACGACGCGCATGATTAAAAATGCAAGAACACCGCCCAGCATGATGCTTGCAGAAGTCGCGACATAGATGAGCAAGAGCTTCGGGCCGAGTTTCGCGATGGCGCGAAGATCCACTGTCATGGTTAACAGCACGAGCGCAGCCGGCAACAACACCCGACTCGCAACGGGGTTGTAGAGCTGGCTTTGCGAGCCATCAATCAACCCGATCGAGTTGTAAATGCCTGGCAGGAAATAGCAAAGCAGCAAGGGTGGCACGAAGCTGAAGAACTTCTGCCAAGGTCCGGACGTGCGGCTTGCACCAAAGAAAATGAGTCCGAGTGTGGCCGCAATCAGACCCAGGACGACAATGTCGTCCTGGATCAATGCCGGAGCGCGCAGCACCCTTAGTTGCCGGTGTGCTTCTTCAACCAATCATTCACTGTGTGGTGCCAAAGGACGCTGTTTTGCGGCTTCAACACCCAGTGATTTTCGTCAGGGAAATACAGGAACTTGGATTCGATGCCTTGGCGTTGCAGCGCTGTGAATGCACCCAGGCCCTGCTCCACCGGAATGCGATAGTCCAACTGGCCGTGAATGATCAACTGCGGCACTTTCCATTTGCCGGTGTGATTCACGGGATTGAACTGTTCGTAGCCCTTCGGATTGGCCCATGGTGTGCCGCCGTTTTCCCACTCGCTAAACCACAACTCTTCGGTTGCGTAACCCATCATGCGGTTGTCGAACACGCCGTCGTGGGTGACCAGACACTTCCACGGCTTCTGCCAATTGCCGGCGATCCAGTTGACCATGTAACCGCCATAGCTCGCACCGAGTGCGCAGGCGCGATCGCCATTCAAGAAATCGAATTGCTTTTGCGCTGCAGCCCACCCTTTTTGCAAATCTTCCAGCGGACGATCACCCCAGTGTTGGCTGATCGCATCGGTGAACGCTTGGCCATAACCGGTTGAACCGTGGAAGTCGACCATCACGACAGCAAAGCCTTGGCCTGCATAGGTTTGCGGATTCCAACGATAGCTCCAACCATCACCGAAACTGCCTTGCGGACCGCCGTGAATGAGGAAGGCCACCGGGTATTTCTTGCCGGCTTCATAGTTCCAGGGTTTGACGACGTAACCGTGCACGGTTTCGTTGTTCCAACCCTTGAAGGTGAACTGCTCGTACGCACCCATTTGGATGCCCGCGGCTTGTTCTGTGGCACTTGGGGTAATGGCATCAAACGATTGGCCATCTTTGCCCGCAACAAAAATTTGATCGCCAGACTTCATCGAGTTACGCGAGAACACCATGTGGCCATCACGCATATCGAAAGAAGACACGCTGCCATCGCCAATCAAGCGTGTGGCTTTGCCGGTCGCGACGTCTACCGTAAACAAGGGGTGCTGGCCCACATCACCTGCGGTGGTGTAAATCGTCTGGCCGTCTTCAGACAACACAATCGTGTCGGCAGAACGGTCCCATTGCGGGGCAATTTCGCGTGATTTGCCGGAAGCCAAATCCATCGACATCATCGCAAAACGATCCGCTTCAAAACCCGGACGTTTCATTGCTCGGTAGAACAGCGTTTTGCCGTCCGAACTGAAGACCGGACCGGCATCCCACGCTTTGTTCGAGGCCGTCAGGTTTCGCGGTGAACCACTGCCATCTGCATTGATCAACAGGATGTCGAAATTGGTGCTGGTCGGCTCCATCGCATCGCCGGCGCGCACAGAAACGGCCAATTGTTTGCCGTCAGGTGACCACGCCAAATCGCTCAGGTCGCCGAAAGGCTTCGACGGAATGTCGCCCATGATGGCGCCGGTGACCAAGGTCGCAGACGACGTGGCTTTTGCACCCACCGGTGCGACAAAGACGCGGTTGTAGCGACCGTCATTCCACGTGTCCCAGTGGCGAACGAACATGCGATCAAAGATCTGACCAGAACTCGGTGTCTTCTTTGCCAGACGATCCTTGGTGCACTTCAGGACTTCAGTCTTACAGTCTGGGAAAGTGGCCATCGCGAGCGCAATGGCGCGATTGTTCGGCGACAGCTTGTACGCATCGACATCCAACGGCATGGACGTCACCTGCGTGGGCGCGCCGCCTGCGAGTGGCATCGAATAGACCTGCGAGCTGCCGTTCTTACCGCTCATAAAGTAAACGGTTTTGCCATCGGCAGACACGCTGGGTGAGTTCACGTTCCAACCGGCAGGCGTCAATTGACGTGCTTTGCCATTTGCCGACTTCACCCACAACGCGGTTGATGCACGCGTGACTTCTGCATTCATCACGCGCTTGGCGTACACCACATCACCGTTTGCCGCGAGTTGCGGCGACGAGTAACGATCCAACTTCACCATATCTTCTACGGTGAAGCCACGCTGCGCATTCGCCACCATCGGCAGCGCTGCGGCAATCATCATCGGCAAGAGTGCAGTTCGAAGTTTCATGTGTATTCCTTTCGTTCGATATCAAGCATTCGGTGCATCAGCGACATATTTTTCCTTGGTCGCCGTGCGATACAACAACCAAGCCACTGCCGCCAAAACGGCAAGGCCCACGTATTTGCTGAAGTGATACGCCTCAGGCAATGCGAGCACATCCGCGCGCTTGCTGATCACAATCGGAACCGCAATGGCGATCCCCATCAGCGCTTCGCCGGTGATCAAACCCGCGGCAAACAAAGTGCCCGGACGATGCACGCGATCGCGCGCTTCATCGCTTGCACCCAAGACGCCTTGGCGGCGCTCGACGACATACGCCAACAGACCACCGAGGAAAATCGGCACCATCAATTCAATCGGCAAATAGATACCGATGGCAGCGGCCAACACCGGCACGCGGAAGTTTGATTTGCGCGCTTTCAGCCATTCGTCGAAGGCAATGATCGCGGCACCCACAACTGCGCCGATGCTGATCATGTCCCACGGCAGCTTGCCGCCAAACAGACCCTTGGCCACTGAAGCCATGAGGGTCGCTTGTGGTGCCGCCAGTGCATTCGGATGTGCCGCGTCACGTGCACCGATGCCATAGGCCTCTGCAAGCAAGTTCAGCACCGGTGCCATGATCAGGGCGCAGGAGAAGGCACCGATCATCAGCATGACTTGTTGCTTCCAAGGTGTTGCGCCAACGATGTAGCCTGCTTTCAAATCTTGCAGGTTGTCACCGCCAACGGCTGCCGCACAGCACACCACGGCACCGATCATGATGGCTGCAACGGCACCCAAAGGTGCGCCACCGGCACCGACCGGCATCTTGCCGGACGTACCCAACAGCAGCAGCAAGACCGCAGACGCGAACAGAATGGTGGCAATCGTGATGCCAGACACCGGGTTGTTAGACGATCCGACCAAACCGGCCAGATAGCCCGACACAGAGACAAACAAGAAGCCGGCAACAATCATGATGATCGCCATCGGCACGCTCACCGCCCAATTGCCAACGATGGCTTGATAGAGCAGAAGCAGCGGCAATACAAACAGCACCAATGCAATCAGCATCCACTTCATCGGCAGATCGCGTTCGGTGTGATGGACGATTGCGCCACCTTCTGCGCGCGCAGCGGCAATACCGCTCTTCACGCCCGACAACAATGACTTGCGCAGCGAGAACAGCGTCCACACGCCGCCAATCAACATCGCGCCGACACCGAGGTAACGAATTTTTGCAGACCAAATGGCGCCGGCTGCGTCGGCCGCAGATGCGCCTGCGATTTGTTGCGCCATCGCCGGATCACTTTGCAAGAACAGCGCGTGATAAATCGGAATCGCGATATTCCACGACAAGATGCTGCCCGAGAGCACCACGATGCCGATATTGAGGCCGACGATATAGCCGACGCCGAGCAATGCAGGCGATAAGTTGGTGCCGGTATAGCCCAAATACTTGCCAATGAAGCCGCTGCCAACCGCGTTGTCGGGGATCAACTTCATGCCACTTTCGGCGGCGACCTTTACCAGTGCGCCCAACGCGGCAGAGATGCCGAGGATCTTCAGGCCGGGTCCGGGGTTTTCACCCGCCTTGAGCACTTCTGCTGCGGCTTTGCCTTCCGGGAATGGCAGCGGCTCGTCGACAATCATCGAGCGACGCAATGGCACCGAGAACAACACACCCAACAAACCGCCCAAGCCTGCAATGGCCAAGACCCACGAATATCGGAAGTCTTGCCAGTAACCCATGATGATGAGCGCGGGAATCGTGAAGATCACACCCGCAGCAATCGACGAGCCCGCGGATGCGCCGGTTTGCACGATGTTGTTTTCAAGAATGCTGCCGCCCCCCAACAGGCGCAAAACACCCATGGAGACCACGGCGGCTGGGATCGCGGTCGCAATCGTCAGGCCGGCGAACAGGCCGAGATAGGCGTTCGCTGCGGACAAGATGACCGCAAGAATGATGGAAAGGATGACCGCACGGAAGGTCAATTGCCGTGGTGAGGCGGAATCAGTCGTATTCATTGAACCCCCGGAACTAGAGATTCCATGAAACTACGGGGAAATACCCGCTAAGTCCAGTCAAACAAAAACGGGCGCACTAGGCGCCCGTGGTGTTGCAAGCAACTGCAATCGCTTAGAACGGGATATCGTCGTCGGGCATACCGCCGAAGTCATTCGGGATCTGTGCCGGGGCTGGCGCATTGGCCGGCTCACGGCGCTGCGCCGGTTGATTTCGTGGGCCGCGGCTGACATCGTTGCCGCCACCTTCGTAGCTGCCACGTCCGCCTTCACCTGCACCGCCGCCACCGCCGAGCATTTGCATTTCGTCTGCGATGATGTCTGTGGTGTAGTGCTTTTGGCCGTCCTTATCGTAAGAACCGTATTCGATACGGCCTTCGATGTAGACGGTGCGGCCCTTCTTCAGGTATTCGCCGGCGATTTCACCGAGCTTGCCAAAGAGCTTTACACGATGCCATTCGGTCTTTTCTTGGCTGTTGCCTTCGCGGTCTTTACGGACCGTGGTCGTAGCCAGACTGATCGTGCAAATGGCCATGCCACCTTGTGAGAACTTCACTTCGGGGTCATTGCCTAAGTTGCCGACCAGGATCACTTTGTTGATTCCGCGAGCCATTTCTATCCTTCTGTCTTGGTCTTAGTGTGTGATTGCCCGTGATTGGGCAAGACCATTGGATGATATCAGCCGTCCGCTGACTATCAGGCGATCTCCAATACTCAGGTAGGGTTTCCGGTGCCCCCATATAATGTGCCGACCCCACTGACCACCCATCATGCCGAATCCAGCTGCCCTTGCCTTGAAAGACATCCAAACCCTTGCCGCGCCGGACATGGCCGCGGTGGATGCCCTGATTCGTAAGCGCTTGGCGTCAGATGTCGTGTTGATCAACCAGGTCGCCGAATACATCATCGGCGCGGGCGGCAAACGCTTGCGTCCGATGCTCTTGCTTTTGGCCGCTCGCGCGGTGGGCTACCAAGGTGCCGACGCGCACCAATTGGCTGCCGTGGTGGAGTTTATTCATACCTCTACCCTCCTCCATGACGACGTGGTCGACGAATCCGATATGCGTCGTGGGCGGCAAACCGCCAATGCGGTGTGGGGCAATGCGACCAGCGTCTTGGTGGGCGACTTTCTGTATTCGCGCAGCTTCCAGCTGATGGTCGAGCTCCAGCGCATGGATGTGCAAACGCTGCTGGCAGACACCACCAATAAGATTGCCGAAGGTGAAGTCTTGCAGTTGCTGCACGTGCGCAACCCGGACACAACCGAAGCGGCCTATTTGCGTGTGATTGAACGCAAGACGGCGATTCTGTTTGCCGCGGCCACGCAGTTGGGAGCCATGCTGGCCGACAAAGACGAGGCAACCCAGAGTGCCTTGCGCGCGTACGGCATGAAGCTCGGCTACGCCTTCCAGATTGCAGATGACGTGCTCGACTACACCGCAGACGCAGACACATTAGGCAAAAATCTGGGTGATGATTTGGCCGAAGGTAAGGCGACATTGCCCGTGATTCATGCCATCGCGCACTCAGACGATGCGACGAGAGCACGCTTGCGCGCCATCGTGCAAAACGGTGAAGTGGACGCATTGCCTGAAATGATTGCAGCAATTCATGCTTGCAACAGCTTGGCCTATTCAACAGCCATCGCGACAAACTACGCACGCGAGGCAGAAGCCGCGCTGCAAGGTTTGGAAGAGAATGAAGCGCTTGCGGCACTGCGCGGTTTGGCGCAGTACGCAATCTCACGCAATCACTGATCTACGGCGTCGCTGCAAATCGACCTTTGAAGAACGCGTGCATCATCATGTAAGCACGACGTGCTGCGCGCTCGTTGTATTTGCAGCCTTCTGAGTTCTTGCCTTCCAAAGCGAAGCAATGTTCCGCACCGCTGAAGTTGACGAACTGCCAATCCGCCCCCGCGTTATCCATTTCTTTTTCGAACGGCACGATGTCGGGAGCCACGCCCTTGTCATTCGCGCCGTTGAGTACGAGCAAGGGTGTCTGCACGCTGTTTGCTGCCGCCGGCAGTTGCGTGGACAAACCGCCATGGAATGAAACGATGCCTGCCAGTGGCGCACCGGAACGCGCCAGTTCAAGTACCGAGCTGCCACCGAAGCAAAAACCGAATGCACCGATCTTGTCTGTATCTAGCGGCACCGATTTGGCTTGCGCTTTGAAGGTGGTCAGTGCGGCTGTCATCCGGTCACGCATCAGTTGCGGCTTCGGATACAGCTTCATGATCTCGGCACGTGCTTCCTGATCGTTTTTCGGATGTACCCCTTTGCCGTACATGTCGACCAATAAGACAACATAGTCGCGACCCGCCTGCTGCTTCGCCTTCGCGATGGACGCATCATTGATCCCCAACCAGTCGGGCACCATCAGCAGGCCCGGACGCTTTTCAGCACTTGCATCGTCATAGACGATGAAGCCCGAATAGGCTTTGCCATCGACCTTCCACTCAACGGGCTGGGTCTTCATCGCGGCTGCAGCATATGTTGAGAAGAAGAACGACAGGCAAGCTAACAACAGCAGTGGCTTTTTCACGCGACACGCCCCGTTTGTGAGATTTGCCGAGCATACGCCCGGTGACGTCAACGGGTGGTTAGAGCACGCCTTGTCCGGGAATTTCACCCACGCGCTCCGGATCAAAACCCGCGATCTGCGCGAAGTCTTTGCCGCGCTCAACGTAATCCTTATAGAGGCCGAAACTCGGCGCACCGGGTGACATC from Lysobacter sp. HDW10 encodes the following:
- a CDS encoding PhoH family protein; the encoded protein is MTQHQRDFSLEPADAERLANLAGPFDAHLRQIELRMGIEIANRGNVFSVRGDDTTTLADAERLLRDLFAETATETLDPQGLNTRLAHFARDEVAAPARTQDYVPQEVAVRVKKGSIRGRGDNQKKYLHAIATHDINFGIGPAGTGKTFLAVAMAVEALNESRVQRVILVRPAVEAGEKLGFLPGDLTQKVDPYLRPLYDALYEMLGAEKVVKLLEKSVIEIAPLAYMRGRTLNDAFVILDEAQNTTIEQMKMFLTRLGYGSTAVITGDMTQIDLPKQVKSGLKDAIEVLRDVDGVSFTFFQARDVVRHPLVARIVTAYDKRDARLEDEHARRNPSSPETGLGSAL
- the ybeY gene encoding rRNA maturation RNase YbeY, whose protein sequence is MTQGPVTLEVSVAYALPRKGIPAAQSFRRWVHAALDGRIKDADLAIRIVDAPEGQHLNAHFRGKNYATNVLSFPAERPPGLPKSARFPLLGDLVLCAPVIAREALEQGKTLSAHYAHMTVHGSLHLLGWDHELEADALAMEQLEREILAELGLDDPYAE
- a CDS encoding transporter associated domain-containing protein; the protein is MTEEPDSSQSQPEHRSWLERIGAALSGEPTTRGDVLEFLRDASADGLIGTDTLRMLEGAIAISELTVGDVMIPRAQMSMVQVDSPLEEVLKLVIESGHSRLPVHGDDKDEILGILLAKDLLRVTVEGTGQQLRELLRPAFLIPESKRLDVLLREFRLSRNHMGIVIDEYGGVAGVLTIEDVLEQIVGDIDDEHDDASDEAAHIQAQSDGQYVVDALTPISDFNERFGADFSEDAYDTIGGLVIDAIGHLPEAGEELTMGRFVFRVVNADARRVYAFHLGVHGER
- a CDS encoding DUF4105 domain-containing protein; this translates as MPAMAAPRIGVMTMAPGEVFWERFGHDALVVVDDTTGAATSYNFGYFDMGEPGFIPNFMRGRMQYMLAALPLQEDLANYRAEGRGVTIQWLTLTDAQATTLAHKLALNALPENARYRYDYFRDNCTTRVRDAVNDALDGLVERQLSTTSNGDSYRSESLRLSAPTTWMWLGFDLGLGPAASKPLSFWDDAFLPEHLADGLDRIKLENGQPLVHATETLLPHRLDNLDKSFGLNTWLLGLLGCVFGGLLIYLARAGHARSLSALLCITWIKCALLGVILVLGWWLTDHWAMWRNANILLFSPLALCLLPAAVRIYKGKVPGQFAFSLSLILTLLGVLAVFVRWIFNPQPNGHWIALMLPILVAITATLHYLNSKPAR
- a CDS encoding magnesium and cobalt transport protein CorA; this encodes MANAPAVKTEPVVVNCRVYRKGVSENISIDAISDVLAVDDDSFVWVGLYEPDPALLKKLQEEFCLHDLAIEDALMAHQRPKIEAFGTTLFIAVHTTQLVDEHVRFGETHIFYGNRFLITVRHGASKTFAIARDKLEQQPDYLAMGPSVALHGVLDFVVDNYVPIVNDFEEELDSLEQSIFAEEEYRRDTIQRLYTLRKELTQMRMAVLPMQDIISQLVRSENPSIPDVARPYFRDIRDHAGRTADIIDTLRETASAAMSTNLSLVTIHQGEVVKKLAGWAGLLAVPTLIASWYGMNFKHIPELDGPYAYPTLIVVVAVACASLYRYLKKVRWL
- a CDS encoding DUF819 family protein; the protein is MRAPALIQDDIVVLGLIAATLGLIFFGASRTSGPWQKFFSFVPPLLLCYFLPGIYNSIGLIDGSQSQLYNPVASRVLLPAALVLLTMTVDLRAIAKLGPKLLLIYVATSASIMLGGVLAFLIMRVVSPDTMGGDTWAGMAALAGSWIGGGANMLAMKEVFQVDATTFGQFTVVDAGVAYVWMALLLFWAQRAASIDLKRGADTSALDALREKVAAYQAAHARIPALSDWMILMGIAFGAVGLSHAVAKVLAAWLAVHTTWATPMGLHQPFPWMVAFCTVIGLGLSMTRARALEGAGASTLGTVLLYFLIASIGMQMDIAALFDKPLLFVLGALWLAIHALLLWLVARALRVPFFYFAIGSQSHIGGPASAPVVATAFHPALAPVGALLGTLGYATGTVLAYALGLMLKALAT